GACATGTGCATTGTGTTCGGATAAGTAAGAACATGTTCATCATATTCTGATAAGTTGGAACATGTTCATTGagattttgttcttgaaaacaaaattgtttttaaaaatttattctggTTTCTGGTATCAACAGATCCAAAATTTAGAACTTACTACcattttgtgattattttttgtttcttttcagtTTTATGTATGGCATAGATGtcatcttcattcttttgcTTTTATGGTTGAAATGGAAAGTCTCtattctttgtttctattattggtgtgtaaaataattgattttccGAATTGCTTTCCTGAATTGCCCCTTGGACGGAGTCAATGTTATGACTTGGAGAGCCTATTTGGTTGTAGAAATGAAGAtggacttttaaaaaaatgtttcgGTTtctgaaatgaaaacaaatagcATGTATTTTTCTGTATAAATTAGGGACATCTATATTCTGTGTCTATTCTGAGATGCAATTAGGCCTGCCTGTTCAGTGAACATGGTTTACCCTATTGAAATTTTCTGATCTGTAAAGTGAGATTTGAATTGCAGGTATTGAAGTCTAGGGTTTTGGCTTCCATGGTGTTTGGGGTTTTATTTCTGTCAATAGGCTGCCTGGAATCTTCTGAGTGTGAAGCAGAAGTGCTTCGTATGTCATCTGCTGACTGATTCTCTCATCAATGCTTGTTACCAGAATGGTGGGTGCATTATCATTTCAAcagtgatattaattttaaagatgAATTTATTGTTTCATGAACCTATTTCTTGAAGCAAAAAGTAAGATGAGAAATGGTTAATTGGGGGTTAACTTTGATATAGATTCAATTGGCTTGTTGGATGCAGAGTGAAGATTTTGGATGATGTGTGAACCACATGCGGGTGTATCTTGTTGCCTCTTTGGTTGTGcatgatatttgatttttgaatctCCCATGGACTGCAACAAGGAAGAGGCCTTGAGGGCCAAAGTAATTGCAGAAAAGAAGATGCAAAGTGGTGACTTCATAGGAGCCCGGAGGATAGCACAAAGGGCTCAACAACTTTTCCCTGATCTTGAGAACATTTCCCAGCTGCTAACTGTATGTGATGTTCACTGTTCTGCCCAAAACAAGATATATGGGACTGAAACAGACTGGTATGGAATCCTTAAAGTTGAACAAGCGGCTGATGATGCTATCATCAAGAAGCAATACCGAAAGCTTGCCCTTCTACTTCATCCAGATAAGAACAAGTTTGCTGGTGCTGAAGCTGCTTTTAAGCTTATTGGAGAAGCAAATAGAATACTTTCAGACCAGGGGAAGCGGTCTGCGTATGATATGAAGTATCGAGTGTCACTGAAGCATACTGCTCCAAAGCCACCACCTCATCAGCTGAATAGGAACTCATTTGTCAGGAAACAATATGGGGTTCAGAACAACTTTCCAAATGTTGCCAATCCTCATGGTATGGGTTTGAACCCTCATCAGCAGACACAACCAGGTTTATCTGATGGCCAGCAAACATTCTGGACATGTTGCCCTTTTTGTAGTATAAGGTACCAATATTACAGGGATATTATGAACAGAGTTTTGCGTTGTCAAACTTGCCAGAAATCCTTCATTGCCTATGATTTAGGGGCTCAGAGTGTGCCACCAGGAGCAACTTGGAGTCAGCCTGCATTCTCACTTCATAATGAAGTCCCAAATCAGTGCCCCATTAAAGTGAAGACACAAAGTCCAGCAATGAACCCTGGCAGCATGGGATCTCAGGGAAGTTTTAACAGTAAAACTGCTGGGCCAGATTTAGTAAAGAAGAAAAGGTGCGCTGATGAAGCCATTGGGGGGTCTAAAACCAATGGGAAAGAAGATGGCAATGTAGATGTGGGAAGTAAGAAAGGTGTTAGAATGCCCAAGTCCGATGCAGATAAACCCAGGAAATCAGGATCTTCAAGAAGAAACACAAgcaggaaaaggaaaaatttacCTGTGGAATCCAGTGAAAGTTGCCAAACTTCAAGTAGTGAAGATGCCAAAGAAGCTGCCATTGCTCAAGAAAAAGGTGCCGTTCCTTCTGGAGAAAATTCTGAATTTAATATAGGACATCAACCAAGGAGATCTTCGCGGAAAAAGCAGCatgtttattacaatgaaagtgttagtgatgatgatgactttGTAAGCCCTCCGAAAAAGGCAAGAATGGATGGATCACTGGGCACTGGTGAGGAGAGGAAAGATAAACCTTTGGATGATGGGGTACCAAAAACTTGTAATACTGCTGGTTTTACTTCTGttgtggatgtaggcaaggaaaatatcaaacaaaaagaaaatgtcccTCTTGAAGAAACTGttgtgaaaagaaaaagtgaagctGGGGGATGTATGATCAATGGAAAAGCAGCAGCCACGGCAGATGACAATGATGAAAGGTGCAAAGGCAGTGTTAATTCTGAACCAAACTCATGCCCTGATGTTACCCAGGAGCCAGTGAGCCTTGAATGTCTTGACTGTGATTTTAGTGATTTTGATAAAGATAAGAGAGAAGATTGTTTTTCTGTTGATCAGATATGGGCTATTTATGACCCAATAGATGGCATGCCACGATTCTATGCTCGGATCAGGAAAGTTTTCACTCCTGAATTTAAGCTGCGTTTCACTTGGCTAGAGCCCTCTCCAGATGATGCAAGCGAGATTGCTTGGGTCAAAAATGAATTGCCTTATGCCTGTGGTAAATTTACATATGGGCAAACAGAAGAAACTGCAGACCTCCCTATGTTCTCTCATCAGGTTCATGGTGAGAAAGGTGGTATTAGGAATTCCTATTTTGTATATCCTAGGAAGGGAGAAACTTGGGCCATCTACAAAAACTGGAATACTGATTGGAGCTCCAACCCTGAAATTCATAGGAAATATGAATTTGAATATGTGGAGATTCTGTCAGATTTTGTTCCGGATGCTGGAATTGGGGTTGCTTACTTAGGCAAAGTGAAAGGGTTTGTTAGCCTCTTTCGGC
Above is a genomic segment from Vitis riparia cultivar Riparia Gloire de Montpellier isolate 1030 chromosome 14, EGFV_Vit.rip_1.0, whole genome shotgun sequence containing:
- the LOC117930383 gene encoding uncharacterized protein LOC117930383; this encodes MDCNKEEALRAKVIAEKKMQSGDFIGARRIAQRAQQLFPDLENISQLLTVCDVHCSAQNKIYGTETDWYGILKVEQAADDAIIKKQYRKLALLLHPDKNKFAGAEAAFKLIGEANRILSDQGKRSAYDMKYRVSLKHTAPKPPPHQLNRNSFVRKQYGVQNNFPNVANPHGMGLNPHQQTQPGLSDGQQTFWTCCPFCSIRYQYYRDIMNRVLRCQTCQKSFIAYDLGAQSVPPGATWSQPAFSLHNEVPNQCPIKVKTQSPAMNPGSMGSQGSFNSKTAGPDLVKKKRCADEAIGGSKTNGKEDGNVDVGSKKGVRMPKSDADKPRKSGSSRRNTSRKRKNLPVESSESCQTSSSEDAKEAAIAQEKGAVPSGENSEFNIGHQPRRSSRKKQHVYYNESVSDDDDFVSPPKKARMDGSLGTGEERKDKPLDDGVPKTCNTAGFTSVVDVGKENIKQKENVPLEETVVKRKSEAGGCMINGKAAATADDNDERCKGSVNSEPNSCPDVTQEPVSLECLDCDFSDFDKDKREDCFSVDQIWAIYDPIDGMPRFYARIRKVFTPEFKLRFTWLEPSPDDASEIAWVKNELPYACGKFTYGQTEETADLPMFSHQVHGEKGGIRNSYFVYPRKGETWAIYKNWNTDWSSNPEIHRKYEFEYVEILSDFVPDAGIGVAYLGKVKGFVSLFRQSVQHGIVLFQIPPSELLRFSHRIPSFRMTGSEGEGVPKGSFELDPAALPNNLNDFSGNDDLKMEKESVNGLCTKSPENEMKSMNNPTMIKPMKHEENDTERETSELRRSPRELNGLYKKDGQVNQSECANQAEIGDKNHGDLTQSKGSIYVNLADERINTPKKHEKDDLETGNFKLRRSPRALNKKHSQVNASQFMVEEQTDRHIVHVKDDHHGSAHPKGSISSCQYDEKIPLHLKGQSSNSFTKNAIVSASISSNKILEAQFYDFSGEKSEEKFQTGQLWALYSEVDRMPKNYAQVKKIEPTPSFRLHVVFLEACSPPKDMVQPVCCGTFKLKNGKTKVFPRADFSHQIRAESIGKNKFAILPIKGQVWALYKNWENNLMCSDIVNCKYDIVEVLEDNDHSTKVSVLLPLNGFKSVYKAPRRQRSSTGIMDIPRDELPRFSHQIPAVRHTGENDARLADCWELDPASVPGILVCLD